The genomic DNA TCTCTTTCCAGTATCATTGAACAAACAGACCACGAAGTATTTCGCAAAGTAGTGATCGCAATGCAAGCGGATATTACGGAAGGAAGTTCCTTATCCGATTCGATGAAAAAACATCCGGACGTATTTCCAAACCAGTATCCTTCTCTTGTTTCAGTAGGAGAAAGAACCGGTGATTATGAAACTGCACTCATGCGTCTTGCCGAGATGGAAGAAAAAAATCTGCAGTTAAAAGGTAAGGTCACCACCGCACTTGTATATCCAGGGATCATTTTTTGCCTTTTACAGATCGTAATCATATTCCTACTTACAACAGTTGTTCCTCAGATCGAACATCTATTCATAGAGTTCAATGCTACACTTCCTTTAATTACTCAGATCGTGATTGGAAGTTCAAGAATTCTAACCGGATATTGGTTCTTGATCTTCCCGATGATCGGTGCCGGAGTTGTGGGCTTCTTCTTTTATAAATCCACTCCGGAAGGTAAGGAAAAATGGGAGAAGTTCGTTCTTAGGATCCCGATCATCCGAACTCTCAATAAAAAAGTACTTATTTCCAATTTTGCAAGGAACCTTGGGATCCTTCTTACAAACAGAGTGCCGCTGATTATTTCTCTCCAAATTGTAGAACAGATCGTTAACCATTCGGTTTTCGGACAAGAAATACGAAATGCTTGCGATAGAATTCGAGAAGGAGAGAAACTTTCTGCTGCATTCACTGGGTCAGAGATATTGCCGCAACTAGTTATAGGTATGATGTCCGCCGGAGAAGTTTCTGACCGAGTTCCGGAAATGTTGAATAAACTCGCGGAAATTTATGACCAAGAAGTGGATTCCGCTTTAAAAAATGCAACCCAAGCAATCGAGCCACTGATGCTCGTTTTTATGGGTTTTGCGATCGGTATCATTATGGCGGCGATCATCGTTCCGATGTTCAGCTTGACCCAGAATTTACAAGGTATATAACAATAGAAATAGGAGAACCGACTTTGAAAACGGGAAAAAAACGGAGAAAAGGATTCACTCTTATCGAATTAGCGATCGTTGTCGCCATTTTAGGTGCTTTGATGACTATCATTCTTGTCAGTGTGGATTTCGGTGGAGTAAGCCTCGAGACCGCAAAGATGAAGATCAAAAAAGACAAACAGGAACTTAGATTACATTTGGAAAGATATGCTTCCAAATTCGGAAGTTATCCTAGCGAAGAGCAAGGTTTAGACGCATTAGTTGAAAGACCAACTAACGGAGAAATCCCTGAAACTTGGATCCCGATGGTAAGCAGTAAAGATTCTATAAAAGATCCATGGAAAAATCCATACAAACTCAGATTTGATGGAGCGGGTGAGATCCAGATCATTACTTATGGTCAGGATAAAGCAGAAGGTGGAGAAGGTTTAAACTCGGACTTTGATATCACTAAAGAAGAACAATATCCTGCTCAATTCTCTTCTGCATCCGGCGCTAAAAAATAAATCAAATGGGCCCGAGAGCGAAAGGCCGGATCCGTTCCGGCTTCACATTGATCGAATTGGGAGTCGCGGTATTCCTGATTGGTGTGATGTTCGCTCTTGTGCTTCCTTCTTTAGTTAATTTACTCACACCAGGTGCCCAAGAAGAAGCGATGTTATTACATGACGTTGTGAACTTCTGCTTTCGTAGGGCAAAGATCAACCAAAGAACAGTCTATCTTCAATTGAATGTGGATACTGAAACTTATACGATCATAGACATGGAAAGGGACGAGACCGGTCTAAAAGAAGTCCCAGTATTCCAAGATAGGGAGCTTCCAAGCTCTTCTGCAATCGTAGATGTAATGGATGGAAGAGGTTATAGATATAATACCGGAAAGATCCGAATTCCATTTTCTCCCATGGCAGTGGCGGAAGATTTTTATATCCACTTAGGTCCGGATCCTGAGATCACAAGAACTCTCATCATCAAACGTTATGGCGGAAAATCCGAAATAGAAGACGGGGAAGTTGTAGTTTCCAAGGAACAATTGGAAGAATACAAACGTAGCGAGCAATATGGCACGAGTAAGTTTTAAAAGAAAAAACCCTCTTAAAAAAAGACAGGGTTTTACTATTTTAGAAATGACCCTGGCGTTTGCACTTGCCGCAGGTTGGCTTCTTTACGTACTCATGGTGGTTTCAGAAGGGATACGGCTTAAAAAAGTCGCAGCACTTCAAATAGAAGCAACTCACCTAGCAAAAATAAAAATGGCCCAGATAGATTCTGCCACCATTCTACAAGCGGACACTAGTTCAGGAGAGATTCCAGGTTATAAAGACTGGAGATTTACCACCATCATCAAAGAAGAGAATTTAGATCTTCTGAAAATGGCAGGAAAGGATAGCGGTAAAAAACCTGAGGATCTACTAGGCGGCGCGAACTCCAGCATGAACCAACTCATCGCGAAAAGAACAGGTAATAACCAAGGTTCTGCTACCGGTGGGCTTATTGCAGTATTTCATATTTATGTAACGATAGAATATCCTACAGGCGGAAGAGATAACCAAGGGATCCCAGTAAAAGAACAGTACACGATCGAGACCTACAAGGCCAGGATGAATTGATATGGGAATATTTTCTACACATTCAATATCTCTCAAGTTTCTTCGAAAAAGAAGAAGGTCCGGATTTACATTAATAGAATTAACCATTGTGGCAGCGTTACTCGGTGTTCTACTCGGAATGGTATTCGGGACTTACGCCACTATCTTAAAAGTCACTCGTCCAACTTCAGGTTCGGACGGCGTGGATAGAGAAAAGGCGATCTCTGTTATCGAAAATATCCGTAGTACATTGACCATGGCATTCTATTTCCAAACGGAAAAAAATCTGGTCTTCGTAAGTAGAAAAGGACGCAAATCGGAAGATGGACCAAGACATCCCGGTGAAAGTACAAAGGATCATTTTATAGTATTCGCAGCAGTCCATCCTAACTCGGAAGAAGTCGCACTTCCGGAAGTAAGAGAAGTAGAATATTATCTAAAACAGAAAGACGGCACTGATTATTATAAATTAATGAGAAGAGAAGATGAAATAGTAGATCGTTATCCATTCGTAGGCGGGCAAGAATACGAGTTACTGGATAATGTAAAATCTCTCTCCTTTAAATTTTCCAAAACGGGAAAAGAATGGGAAGAAGAATGGGATTCCTTCCAAAGGAAAAGTATCCCTCGTCTTATCCGAATCGAGATCATTGCGAATATGGGAAATAAAGAAAGACGTTTTGAAACTCTTGCGTTCCCAGGGATGCTTCTGAAATGAATTCAGGTCTTGGTCTAAAAGGTAGAAGATTCTCCAGAAGAAGAGGAGCAATCGTCATGCTCCTAGTCGGGGGAATCGGTGTAGCTGCTCTAACTACCACCTTGGACTTTGCGGAAAGATCCATGGCAGAATATAAAATTTCCCAGGGAGAAATGTCAGGCTTTAAGGCTTCTCTTTTAGCCAAAGCCGGATTCCAAGGAGCCTTGGCAGCACTCAGAAAAATCCCGGAAGAACAATTATACCAATCCGGGATAGGACTGAACCCACCTCCAGTTCCAATGGGAGGAGGATGGATCTATTATAAGATCCAAGGAGAAGATGGAAAAATTAATTTAAATTCTATCTTCAATGCGGACACAAAAGAATTAAATTTAAGAAACCAGGAAATGGCCCAAAGACTTCTGGAACGTTTGGGAATGAAGAGGGACCTTTTTAATCCGGTGATCGATTGGCTGGACGATGATAGCCAAGGGAATTTCGAAATTTCATATTACGAAAAACTGACACCTCCACGAAAGATCAAAAACGCTTACATGTATTCTCTTTCCGAGCTTACCTCCGTAAAAGGTTTCGATCCTAAAATAGTATACGGCTCCCAAAAACCTCCGGACTACGAACAAAAGTATTCCAAAGATTTTATGTCCGACGAGGAAAAAAGTCTGATCGGGGAGTCCGATTTCGTTCTGGCAAATAATCTGACCGCTTTTGTTCCATTCCAAAGAAACTACGACGATAGAATCAACTTGAACGCCGCACCTTACTTCGTTTTAATGTCTCTATCCGATTTTATGAACCGCCAGTCCGTTCTTCAAATTATGAAAATGAAGATCAAAAAAGGCGGCTACCTGAAGGAAATTAAGGATCTGGAAACCATCCCAGAATTCCAGGTACCTTCCGTAGGAGGAC from Leptospira selangorensis includes the following:
- a CDS encoding type II secretion system F family protein; translation: MALFTYTAFNKKGKEEKGIIDAPNIQSARAKLKSKGFYVRQISEDAERKDRELFPFLAKLLYRVPKKIIGLFSRQLGTLLGAGIPLDKSLSSIIEQTDHEVFRKVVIAMQADITEGSSLSDSMKKHPDVFPNQYPSLVSVGERTGDYETALMRLAEMEEKNLQLKGKVTTALVYPGIIFCLLQIVIIFLLTTVVPQIEHLFIEFNATLPLITQIVIGSSRILTGYWFLIFPMIGAGVVGFFFYKSTPEGKEKWEKFVLRIPIIRTLNKKVLISNFARNLGILLTNRVPLIISLQIVEQIVNHSVFGQEIRNACDRIREGEKLSAAFTGSEILPQLVIGMMSAGEVSDRVPEMLNKLAEIYDQEVDSALKNATQAIEPLMLVFMGFAIGIIMAAIIVPMFSLTQNLQGI
- a CDS encoding type II secretion system protein GspG, with the protein product MKTGKKRRKGFTLIELAIVVAILGALMTIILVSVDFGGVSLETAKMKIKKDKQELRLHLERYASKFGSYPSEEQGLDALVERPTNGEIPETWIPMVSSKDSIKDPWKNPYKLRFDGAGEIQIITYGQDKAEGGEGLNSDFDITKEEQYPAQFSSASGAKK
- a CDS encoding type II secretion system protein, with product MGPRAKGRIRSGFTLIELGVAVFLIGVMFALVLPSLVNLLTPGAQEEAMLLHDVVNFCFRRAKINQRTVYLQLNVDTETYTIIDMERDETGLKEVPVFQDRELPSSSAIVDVMDGRGYRYNTGKIRIPFSPMAVAEDFYIHLGPDPEITRTLIIKRYGGKSEIEDGEVVVSKEQLEEYKRSEQYGTSKF
- a CDS encoding prepilin-type cleavage/methylation domain-containing protein — translated: MARVSFKRKNPLKKRQGFTILEMTLAFALAAGWLLYVLMVVSEGIRLKKVAALQIEATHLAKIKMAQIDSATILQADTSSGEIPGYKDWRFTTIIKEENLDLLKMAGKDSGKKPEDLLGGANSSMNQLIAKRTGNNQGSATGGLIAVFHIYVTIEYPTGGRDNQGIPVKEQYTIETYKARMN
- a CDS encoding type II secretion system protein GspJ, which codes for MGIFSTHSISLKFLRKRRRSGFTLIELTIVAALLGVLLGMVFGTYATILKVTRPTSGSDGVDREKAISVIENIRSTLTMAFYFQTEKNLVFVSRKGRKSEDGPRHPGESTKDHFIVFAAVHPNSEEVALPEVREVEYYLKQKDGTDYYKLMRREDEIVDRYPFVGGQEYELLDNVKSLSFKFSKTGKEWEEEWDSFQRKSIPRLIRIEIIANMGNKERRFETLAFPGMLLK
- a CDS encoding general secretion pathway protein GspK yields the protein MNSGLGLKGRRFSRRRGAIVMLLVGGIGVAALTTTLDFAERSMAEYKISQGEMSGFKASLLAKAGFQGALAALRKIPEEQLYQSGIGLNPPPVPMGGGWIYYKIQGEDGKINLNSIFNADTKELNLRNQEMAQRLLERLGMKRDLFNPVIDWLDDDSQGNFEISYYEKLTPPRKIKNAYMYSLSELTSVKGFDPKIVYGSQKPPDYEQKYSKDFMSDEEKSLIGESDFVLANNLTAFVPFQRNYDDRINLNAAPYFVLMSLSDFMNRQSVLQIMKMKIKKGGYLKEIKDLETIPEFQVPSVGGLSLYKELAGEGTDVSGGRIKTKGEIFRISAVGEVERNYNSKKSSDVMKGPKIVRRITGIFDLTNNLMLYYRED